A segment of the Butyrivibrio fibrisolvens genome:
TCAGGATGCGTCTATGCGCAAGATTGCAGGCAAGGTTGGTATAACGGCAACCGCTCTTTACAGGCACTATTCAAGTAAAGAGGATATCTTTGATGCAGTTGTGGAGCCTGCGGTGAGTGCATGGGAGTCCATGTGCATAACAGAAGAGATAAGACAGACTGGAACTGCCAGAAAGCATGGAGTAGATGCCATGTGGAATGACACGGAGCAGTCAAAGATGATAGTTGATCTTATCTATAAAAATTTCGATACACAAAAGCTTCTGTTCTTTAAGAGTAAGGGAACTAAATACGAGAATTACCTGCATGAGATAGTAACCAGGATTCAGGCGGCGACTCTTAAATTTATGGCAGAACTTGAAAATGGCGGAGTTCATATAAATCACGTTGATGATAAGGAAATGCATCTTTTGTTAAGTGCTGAGTATTCAGCAATGTTCGAGATGGTAGACCATGATTTTTCTTATGAAGAGGCGCTTCATTATGCTGAGACTTTAGCTCTTTTCTTTAAAGAAGGATGGAGAAAATTTCTGGGTTTTTAAGATTATAAGCGTTAGAGACGGGACCTGCTTTGATCCTGTCTTTACAGATAAAAAAGGAGGGACATATGAAAAAACGAAGTACATTTTCCTGGGTTTTAGAATTTGCCGGGAGAAAAAAGAGTTACTATGTGGGAAGTGTACTGCTGGCGATTCTTGGCGTAGCAGCATCATTTATCCCATATCTATTGATAGCAGATGTGGTTGGAAAGCTCTTGTCAGGGAACAGAGATTTGGGTTATTATCTCGAATCCGTCATCCTGATGGGTGTGTGCTGGATAGTAAGAGTTGCTTTTCATTCCATATCAACTACGCTATCTCATGTAGCAACCTTCAACGTTCTTGGAGGTATCAGAAGACAACTTTGTAAGAAGCTGTCAACGATTCCGCTTGGATCAGTTCTTGACGATAACAGCGGAAGTTATAAAAACATCATCGTGGAAAGAGTTGATGCCATGGAGACGACTCTTGCCCATATCGTACCTGAGTTCACTTCGAACATCCTTTTACCAATTGTTATGTTCATATACCTTTTGACTCTTGACTGGAGAGTTGGTCTGTCAAACCTTATTCCTGCTTTTATAGGCGTAGGCTTTGCTGCAGTTATGATGGCCAAGAGCCAGGGTGAATTTGAGGTAACTGTTCAAAAGACCAAATACCTTAATGACACTGCAGTTGAGTATATAAATGGTATAGAAGTCATAAAAGCTTTTGGAAAAACAGGAAGCTCCTATGAGAAGTTTGTGAATGCAGCCAGAGAAGGTGCAGACTGCTTCATCAACTGGATGAGAAAGTGCATATGGTGGCAGGCAGGTAGCGTTTCATTCATGCCGGCTACATTCCTTGGGGTACTTCCTGTGGGTCTTTTTCTTGTAAGAGGCGGAAGCCTTACTCCTGAAAACTTTATCACCTGCGTTATCCTGTCAGCAGGTTTAATCAGTCCGTTGGTTATCGCATTTTCTTACATGGACGACATTATGAAGATGCAGACTATCTTTGGTGAAATTACAGAGATCATCGAGAGAAAAGACATGGTAAGACCATCTGAGCTTACTAAGAAGCCTGTAGGTTCTGATATTGAACTTAAGGGTGTTAAGTTCTCCTATAAGGATAAAGAGATTCTTCATGGAATTGACATGGAGATTAAGCAGGGACAGGTTAATGCTTTTGTCGGACCATCAGGCTCGGGAAAGAGTACAATTGCAAGACTTATAGATTCTCTCTGGGATGTAGACGAGGGAAGCATCACCTACGGAGGAGTTAACATAAAGGATCTTCCTTTGGATTACTACACAAGTCAGATTGCGTATGTAGCACAGGATAATTACCTCTTTGATATGACAGTAATGGATAACATCAGACTTGGCAGGGAAGGCGCTACTGATGAAGAAGTCATAAATGCAGCCAAAGCTTCCGGTTGTCATGAGTTTATCCTTGGACTTGAAAACGGCTATGACACTGTAGTTGGAGGAGCCGGCGGACACTTATCAGGCGGTGAGAGGCAGAGAATCTGCATCGCAAGAGCAATGCTCAAGAATGCTCCTGTAGTAATCCTTGATGAAGCAACAGCTTATACGGATCCTGAGAACGAAGCAATTGTTCAGCAGAGCGTAGCTAAGCTTGTTCAGGGTAAGACACTTATCGTTATTGCTCACAGACTTTCAACTATTCAGGACGCAGATAAGATCTTTGTGATAAATGATGGCCGTATAGAGGCATCCGGAAGTCACGCGCAGCTTCTTAGCGAGTGCATTCTGTACAGAAAGATGTGGGATGCACATGTGGCATCCAGAGATGAAGATGCTCCTGAGAATAATGCTGCATCTGCAGCCAGAAAGGAGGCCGCTAATGCTTGAAATGCTTCGTAAGTTCTTTGACTTTTGCAGTCCTGTAGACAGGGCTAAATTTTATAGATCAGTTGTGCTTGGCGTCCTTGATGCTATTTTTGGTGCCATGAAGATACCTGCAGCCTTTTTTGCCATAAGCGCTGTGATAGATAAAAAGATTACTGCCGGAACATTTGTAGTTGTTCTTGGATTTATGCTTTTAAGCACCATCGGCAAGATGGTTGTAAACAGGTTTTCCCAGATGCTTCAGACCGAGGCCGGATACAACACATGCTGTAACAAGAGAATGGAGATCGGTCAGCATCTTAGATATCTTCCTATGGGATATTTTAATGATACAAGTCTTGGTCATATCACATCAGTAACAACCAATACTCTGGAGCAGACAGGCGATATCGCAACAAGAGCGATAATGATGGTGCTTCAGGGCAGTATTACGACGGTTGTTATCGGAATAGGAATGTTTTTATTTGATGTGAGAATAGGTCTCATATCTGTAGTAGGTATCCTGATATTCTTTTTATTCAATAAGTATACAAACGCCTGCGTTGCGAAAGTTGCCGGCGAGAAGCTTGAGTCTGATAAGGATATGGTCGGAGTGGTGCTTGAGTTTATCCAGGGCATTGCTGAGATAAGGAATTACAACATCATTTCTCATAGCAGTACCAGATTGTCTAAGGCAATCGACAGAAAGGTCAAGGCCGACATAGGCGCTGAAATTGCGGCAATTCCTGCAGTTGGAGTTCAGATGCTTATCTGCAAACTCATCGGCGTTGTTATAGCAGGTGCATCTATATATTTCTACCTGACAGGTTCTATGGAACTTACCTATACCATAACAATGCTCCTTTGTTCATTCATGGTTTTTGAAGCACTTGATATGGCAGGCATATATACAGCTCTTCTTAAGATCATCGGCAGGGGCGTTGACCTTGTAAATGAGATCATGTCAGTTGAACAGATGGATATAAACGGAGAAGATATCAAGCCTTCAAACAAAGATATCCATCTTGATCATGTAAGCTTTGCCTATGAGAACAGAACCATCATAGACGATGTGACCCTTGATATAAAAGAAAATACGACTACCGCTATCGTTGGCCCTTCAGGTGGAGGAAAGACAACTATCACATCACTTATCGCAAGATTCTGGGATGTTAAATCCGGCAAGGTAACACTTGGCGGAAGAGATGTAAGAGACTACAGCTTTGACAGTCTTATGGAGAATTTCAGTTTTGTATTTCAAAAGGTATACCTGTTTGAAGATACGATCGCTAACAACATAAGATTTGGAAGACCCGAAGCGTCAATGGACGAGGTAATAGCCGCTGCTAAAAAAGCCTGCTGCCATGAATTCATCATGGGACTTCCGGATGGATATGAGACCGTTGTTGGTGAAGGCGGAGCAACTCTTTCGGGCGGTGAGAAGCAAAGAATTGCTATAGCAAGAGCCATCATGAAGAATGCACCTATCATCATCCTTGATGAAGCTACAGCCAATGTTGATCCTGAGAATGAAAAAGAACTTACTCAGGCAATAGAGAATCTTACCAAGGAAAAGACTATCATCATGATCGCTCACAGGCTCAAGACCGTAAGAAATGCAGATCAGATAGTTGTTATCGATAAGGGCAGAATTGTTCAAAAAGGTAAACATGAAGAACTTATGGAACAGGACGGAATCTATAAGAACTTTGTAAGCGGAAGAAAGCAGGCAGTTAGCTGGAAGATTGCTTGAGGAATGCTAAAAGCAGGTGGATAGATTGAAAGATTACCTGTTTTTATAAATAAGGAGGAGGCTTTTTATGAAAGAAAAGAAAAAAAGCGATTTATCCGTGTTGCTTGGCTACGCGGGAAGTTACAAAAAACTTACGTTTTTAGGCTTGACCCTGTCAGCGATTGCCATGATCCTTGGAATGCTGCCATATATCTGTATATGGCTTGTTGCAAGAGATCTTATCGCTGTTGCACCTGATTGGACCAGGGCAGCAGATATCGGAAAATACGGATGGCTTGCATTTGCATTTTCACTTGCAGGAATCGTGGTTTATTTTGCCGCACTTATGTGCACTCATCTTGCTGCGTTTAGAACCGCATCAAATATAAGAAAACAGGGTGTAGAGCACCTTATGAAGACACCTCTTGGATTCTTTGATTCAAACGCTTCAGGACTTCTTCGTAACCGCCTTGACGGAGCAGCATCAGAAACTGAAACACTTCTTGCACATAACCTTGCTGATATTGTAGGAAGCGCTGCCATGTTCATTGGAATGGTTGTTCTTATGTTCGTATTCGACTGGAGAATGGGCGCAGCATGTCTTTTTGCAGCGGTGATATCAGTAGCTGCAATGTTCACAATGATGGGCGGCAAGAATGCAAAGCTTATGCAGGAATATCAGGTTGCTCAGGA
Coding sequences within it:
- a CDS encoding TetR/AcrR family transcriptional regulator; translated protein: MDTKEEIIEAAREEFLEKGFQDASMRKIAGKVGITATALYRHYSSKEDIFDAVVEPAVSAWESMCITEEIRQTGTARKHGVDAMWNDTEQSKMIVDLIYKNFDTQKLLFFKSKGTKYENYLHEIVTRIQAATLKFMAELENGGVHINHVDDKEMHLLLSAEYSAMFEMVDHDFSYEEALHYAETLALFFKEGWRKFLGF
- a CDS encoding ABC transporter ATP-binding protein; protein product: MKKRSTFSWVLEFAGRKKSYYVGSVLLAILGVAASFIPYLLIADVVGKLLSGNRDLGYYLESVILMGVCWIVRVAFHSISTTLSHVATFNVLGGIRRQLCKKLSTIPLGSVLDDNSGSYKNIIVERVDAMETTLAHIVPEFTSNILLPIVMFIYLLTLDWRVGLSNLIPAFIGVGFAAVMMAKSQGEFEVTVQKTKYLNDTAVEYINGIEVIKAFGKTGSSYEKFVNAAREGADCFINWMRKCIWWQAGSVSFMPATFLGVLPVGLFLVRGGSLTPENFITCVILSAGLISPLVIAFSYMDDIMKMQTIFGEITEIIERKDMVRPSELTKKPVGSDIELKGVKFSYKDKEILHGIDMEIKQGQVNAFVGPSGSGKSTIARLIDSLWDVDEGSITYGGVNIKDLPLDYYTSQIAYVAQDNYLFDMTVMDNIRLGREGATDEEVINAAKASGCHEFILGLENGYDTVVGGAGGHLSGGERQRICIARAMLKNAPVVILDEATAYTDPENEAIVQQSVAKLVQGKTLIVIAHRLSTIQDADKIFVINDGRIEASGSHAQLLSECILYRKMWDAHVASRDEDAPENNAASAARKEAANA
- a CDS encoding ABC transporter ATP-binding protein produces the protein MLEMLRKFFDFCSPVDRAKFYRSVVLGVLDAIFGAMKIPAAFFAISAVIDKKITAGTFVVVLGFMLLSTIGKMVVNRFSQMLQTEAGYNTCCNKRMEIGQHLRYLPMGYFNDTSLGHITSVTTNTLEQTGDIATRAIMMVLQGSITTVVIGIGMFLFDVRIGLISVVGILIFFLFNKYTNACVAKVAGEKLESDKDMVGVVLEFIQGIAEIRNYNIISHSSTRLSKAIDRKVKADIGAEIAAIPAVGVQMLICKLIGVVIAGASIYFYLTGSMELTYTITMLLCSFMVFEALDMAGIYTALLKIIGRGVDLVNEIMSVEQMDINGEDIKPSNKDIHLDHVSFAYENRTIIDDVTLDIKENTTTAIVGPSGGGKTTITSLIARFWDVKSGKVTLGGRDVRDYSFDSLMENFSFVFQKVYLFEDTIANNIRFGRPEASMDEVIAAAKKACCHEFIMGLPDGYETVVGEGGATLSGGEKQRIAIARAIMKNAPIIILDEATANVDPENEKELTQAIENLTKEKTIIMIAHRLKTVRNADQIVVIDKGRIVQKGKHEELMEQDGIYKNFVSGRKQAVSWKIA